In a single window of the Leptospira wolffii serovar Khorat str. Khorat-H2 genome:
- a CDS encoding UTP--glucose-1-phosphate uridylyltransferase produces MDSLIEESEKLTREKMLREGLSSEFVSDFLEKIREVRNGETGIVKWAEVGDLDPSTDEISLEEIEKLQSNSLESLKKLVVIKLNGGLGTSMGLSGPKSLIEIKDGMSFLAIVSRQIGHLRKSQGLEVPLILMDSFNTQEQSRKELERIGFNQNYPTSFLQHKVPRLLAKELRPLELGGDKQEEWCPPGHGDIWFTLLETGLLDRLLQNGYKVAFVSNGDNLGATVHSGILEYMLKEDLQFCMEMTPKTLADKKGGAIFRRIQGGEKKNLQLLETAQVPPDHMHEFEGLGKFRTFSTNNLWIRLDSLKEKLLSGTFRLSLIVNPKKVDGKEVLQLETAMGSAIQNFERTKGIIVPRDRFAPVKKCEDYLVRRSDAYSLNDDFSVTMSKERKEGGLGELLVELDERYYKKVGDFSARLQVIPSLVRCTSLKVEGDILFDTKLMLEGDVTIVNPSPTQKKISELGQDRISNEVVRFRFT; encoded by the coding sequence ATGGATTCGCTGATCGAAGAATCGGAAAAATTAACTCGGGAAAAAATGCTTCGGGAAGGTTTATCCTCCGAATTCGTATCCGACTTTCTGGAAAAGATCCGGGAAGTGCGTAACGGAGAAACGGGAATCGTGAAATGGGCAGAGGTCGGAGATCTGGATCCTTCTACCGACGAGATTTCCTTGGAAGAGATCGAGAAACTGCAATCGAATAGCCTCGAGTCCTTGAAGAAACTCGTAGTCATCAAATTGAACGGGGGACTCGGAACCAGTATGGGTTTGTCCGGACCCAAGTCGCTGATAGAAATCAAAGACGGGATGTCTTTTCTCGCTATCGTGTCCCGCCAAATCGGTCATCTCAGAAAAAGCCAGGGATTGGAAGTGCCTCTCATTCTGATGGATAGTTTCAATACCCAGGAGCAGAGCCGCAAGGAACTGGAAAGGATCGGCTTTAACCAAAATTATCCTACAAGCTTCCTACAGCATAAGGTCCCCAGACTTCTTGCTAAGGAGCTTAGACCCTTAGAATTGGGCGGAGACAAGCAGGAAGAATGGTGCCCGCCCGGTCACGGTGATATTTGGTTTACCTTATTGGAAACGGGTCTCTTGGATCGGTTATTGCAAAACGGGTACAAGGTAGCTTTCGTTTCCAACGGGGATAATTTGGGTGCGACGGTTCATTCCGGAATTCTCGAATACATGTTGAAAGAAGACCTCCAATTCTGTATGGAGATGACTCCCAAAACTCTGGCTGATAAAAAGGGCGGAGCGATTTTCAGAAGGATCCAGGGCGGAGAAAAAAAGAACCTGCAGCTCTTGGAAACTGCGCAGGTACCTCCGGATCATATGCATGAATTCGAAGGCTTGGGTAAATTTAGAACATTCTCTACCAATAATCTTTGGATCCGTTTGGATTCCTTAAAGGAAAAACTTCTCTCCGGAACCTTCCGCTTATCTTTGATCGTAAATCCTAAGAAGGTAGACGGAAAGGAAGTGCTGCAATTGGAAACAGCGATGGGTTCCGCCATTCAGAATTTTGAAAGGACCAAAGGAATCATAGTGCCTAGAGATAGATTCGCACCGGTTAAGAAATGTGAGGATTATCTGGTTCGTCGTTCCGACGCCTATTCCTTGAATGACGATTTTTCCGTGACTATGTCTAAGGAAAGAAAGGAAGGCGGACTCGGAGAACTTCTTGTAGAGTTGGATGAAAGATATTACAAGAAAGTGGGAGACTTTAGTGCAAGGCTACAAGTGATTCCTTCTTTGGTGCGCTGCACCTCCTTAAAAGTAGAAGGCGATATATTGTTTGATACGAAATTAATGCTGGAAGGAGATGTTACCATAGTGAATCCTTCCCCTACGCAGAAAAAAATATCGGAATTAGGCCAGGATCGAATCTCAAACGAGGTTGTACGTTTCCGCTTTACATAA
- a CDS encoding EAL domain-containing protein, translating to MTDASDLKLRSFDIGDLEQFKTVFINENRGKPIFLLRFQNISTISLVEFIQLIPQRIADIEPSHREYFRYYTYGDKKNLLIGVAPLDHSGFDNLANFDAALGKFHDYAIRTGAFNFDFGIGRTQCNYISYVEEIFRELDSSSLKNLKDNLVRWSWTYLNRVNDYFASDRPDAVIQPIIHYNHRDHTFSMKGGEVFVGGEAYAGYADLIRDIPHDQDLNRIELLIIEKLIMSCNGSPGLLKFNISPQTLIDTFDTDEKVTRFHELLLKQDLNPQNIRMELIEKPYEEGEATLKSVCRRFWNFGISFAADDFGVKSQSHQVVLDLGEMIKEFKLDPISFKFKADQDLTKFLDNLAFIDYCRRLSDNREAIITAEALEDIDSLNFLITHQVYYFQANLFCRKIWIQDYQQQFKEMQKLPENAVNKILNSPELTQKLKETGNIFLLARQLDLF from the coding sequence ATGACAGATGCTTCTGACTTAAAACTAAGATCCTTCGATATCGGAGATCTAGAGCAGTTTAAGACGGTATTCATAAATGAAAATCGGGGAAAGCCCATCTTTCTCCTTAGGTTTCAGAATATCTCCACCATCTCTCTGGTAGAGTTTATACAGCTCATCCCTCAAAGGATTGCGGATATCGAACCCTCGCATAGGGAATACTTCCGGTATTATACGTACGGAGATAAGAAAAATCTCCTAATCGGAGTGGCTCCTTTGGATCATTCCGGGTTCGATAACCTGGCGAATTTCGACGCCGCCCTGGGAAAATTTCACGATTACGCGATCCGAACCGGAGCCTTTAACTTCGATTTCGGAATCGGTAGAACACAATGCAATTATATCTCTTATGTGGAAGAAATCTTTAGAGAACTGGATTCTTCTTCTCTTAAAAATCTGAAGGACAATCTGGTTCGTTGGAGTTGGACCTATTTGAATCGGGTCAACGATTACTTCGCTAGCGATCGTCCCGATGCGGTTATCCAACCCATTATCCATTATAATCATAGGGATCATACCTTCTCCATGAAAGGTGGAGAAGTCTTCGTTGGAGGAGAGGCCTACGCTGGCTATGCCGACTTGATCCGTGATATTCCCCACGACCAGGATCTGAATCGAATAGAGCTACTCATCATAGAAAAGCTGATCATGTCCTGCAACGGATCACCCGGACTTTTGAAATTCAATATTTCTCCCCAGACTCTTATCGATACCTTCGATACGGACGAGAAGGTGACCCGTTTTCATGAACTTCTCTTAAAGCAGGATCTGAATCCGCAGAATATACGCATGGAGCTGATCGAGAAGCCTTATGAAGAAGGGGAGGCTACCTTAAAGTCTGTCTGCCGCAGATTCTGGAATTTCGGGATCAGCTTTGCAGCTGACGATTTCGGAGTCAAGAGCCAGAGTCACCAGGTGGTTTTGGATTTGGGAGAAATGATCAAGGAGTTTAAACTGGATCCGATCAGCTTCAAATTCAAGGCGGACCAGGATCTCACCAAATTTTTGGATAACTTGGCGTTCATCGATTATTGCAGAAGGCTCTCCGATAACCGGGAGGCGATCATCACTGCGGAAGCTTTGGAGGATATCGATTCCCTAAACTTCTTAATCACCCACCAGGTCTATTATTTCCAGGCCAATCTATTCTGTAGGAAGATCTGGATCCAGGACTACCAGCAGCAATTTAAGGAAATGCAAAAGCTGCCCGAGAATGCAGTAAACAAGATCCTCAATTCTCCCGAACTGACCCAAAAGCTCAAGGAAACGGGGAATATTTTCCTTCTGGCTAGACAATTGGATTTGTTTTAG
- a CDS encoding shikimate kinase: MKNIALIGPRGVGKSKISRKLSKITGKPVVSTDMIAVYLTGGVSIPDFVKTHGGNWQPFRELEFEILSKLSSSRNLILDCGGGILFEQDSEGKETISERKVKLLKENAFIISLSRKSDYLIEKIQNDPSRPPLSSVLSYKSILESRLPQYRAHSNIQIALDDRSTEEVCEEILRRSGWT; the protein is encoded by the coding sequence TTGAAGAATATAGCTCTCATCGGCCCAAGAGGGGTCGGTAAATCCAAAATTTCCCGTAAGCTATCTAAGATTACGGGAAAGCCGGTCGTATCCACGGACATGATCGCAGTATATCTGACCGGAGGTGTTTCCATCCCGGATTTCGTAAAAACGCATGGCGGAAATTGGCAGCCTTTCCGCGAATTAGAGTTCGAGATTCTTTCCAAGCTTTCTTCTTCCCGAAATCTCATCTTGGATTGCGGAGGAGGAATTTTATTCGAGCAAGATTCCGAAGGAAAGGAGACCATTAGTGAGAGAAAGGTAAAGCTCCTAAAGGAAAACGCATTTATCATCTCTCTTTCTAGAAAATCCGATTATCTCATCGAGAAAATTCAAAACGATCCCAGCCGTCCTCCTCTTAGTTCCGTATTATCCTACAAAAGTATCTTAGAATCCCGCCTCCCTCAATATAGGGCGCATTCCAATATTCAGATTGCTTTAGACGACCGCAGCACGGAAGAGGTCTGCGAAGAAATACTACGCAGGTCTGGCTGGACCTAA
- a CDS encoding TraB/GumN family protein, protein MQTVASSEPVRTLEIGGSQVTILGTAHISQKSIEAVSRIIEEDKPDVVCVELCASRMRSVKEPDHWKKLDIFKVFRERKMWLLLSSLILSSFQKKLGNGNIRPGDEMRKAIEEGEKIGAKIVPVDREISITLKRAWWNVGLWNRMFLFSALVSSLLAKEDISPEKIEEMKSDDVLKDLFSQLPTRYNSVKNVIIDERDKYLAQRIRESAAKGKKIFAVVGAGHLEGIMKHINEDQSIDSLDVLPMKGFWDKVRPYLFPTIIISAFTLLYWLGGKEEGTDFLIRWILVKGGLAALGAIIALAHPVSIVLAFLAAPIGNFNPIVKPGWVAALAESWLRKPLVEDFEKIGEDTETLAGFWRNNVIRIFLVFILPQLGSSIGTFIVSKDFIQKIPQLLGALFS, encoded by the coding sequence GTGCAAACAGTCGCCTCGTCAGAACCAGTCCGAACTTTGGAAATAGGCGGTTCTCAAGTCACCATTCTAGGTACGGCTCATATCAGCCAAAAAAGTATAGAAGCAGTCTCTCGGATCATAGAGGAAGACAAGCCGGACGTAGTCTGCGTGGAATTATGCGCTTCCCGGATGCGGTCCGTCAAGGAGCCGGATCATTGGAAGAAATTGGATATCTTCAAGGTTTTTCGGGAAAGAAAAATGTGGCTCCTTCTTTCCAGTCTCATTCTCTCTTCTTTCCAAAAGAAATTAGGTAACGGAAATATTCGCCCCGGAGACGAGATGCGCAAAGCGATCGAGGAAGGCGAAAAGATCGGAGCTAAAATCGTTCCGGTCGACAGGGAGATTTCCATCACCCTTAAAAGAGCCTGGTGGAATGTGGGTCTCTGGAATCGGATGTTCCTATTCTCCGCATTGGTTTCTTCACTACTCGCTAAGGAGGATATCTCTCCGGAAAAGATAGAGGAGATGAAATCCGACGACGTACTCAAAGATTTGTTCTCCCAGCTTCCTACACGTTATAATTCCGTTAAGAATGTGATCATAGACGAGAGGGATAAATACCTCGCCCAAAGAATCCGCGAGTCGGCGGCCAAGGGTAAGAAGATTTTCGCCGTAGTAGGTGCCGGACATTTGGAAGGAATCATGAAGCATATCAACGAGGATCAGAGTATCGATTCTCTGGATGTGCTTCCCATGAAAGGCTTTTGGGACAAAGTACGTCCTTATCTTTTCCCTACGATCATTATCAGCGCGTTTACGCTTCTCTATTGGTTGGGAGGAAAAGAAGAAGGTACCGATTTTCTGATCCGTTGGATTCTTGTGAAAGGCGGACTCGCCGCGTTAGGCGCAATTATTGCCTTGGCCCATCCGGTCTCGATCGTACTCGCTTTTTTGGCGGCGCCTATCGGTAATTTTAATCCGATCGTGAAGCCTGGTTGGGTGGCAGCTCTTGCGGAATCCTGGTTGAGAAAACCGTTGGTAGAAGATTTTGAAAAGATAGGAGAGGACACGGAAACCTTGGCGGGGTTCTGGAGAAATAACGTGATTCGTATATTTCTCGTATTCATACTTCCTCAGTTAGGAAGCAGTATAGGGACCTTCATAGTCTCCAAGGATTTCATACAGAAGATCCCTCAACTCTTAGGCGCTCTATTCTCTTAA
- a CDS encoding 7TM diverse intracellular signaling domain-containing protein produces MSIISERILFRIFTRLGFVFLCFLPISGLFSQEKSPVFLLSGKMEGLPLTSFLTVYKDESGKETFPEILKHADAGDFRRIEQNSLGYSEAAIWVRLETKNPHAEAIDWILEIDYALLDYVELYTGRQASVPTNQSGDMRPFQTRPIEHRNFAYPFREAPGADREIYFRISSTSSIVLPFLAFTKNDFAEHAFSEQLALGLYYGSMLVMVVYNLFLLFSTRDRSYLYYVIYILSYILFQFTLNGLSFQYLWRESVIWANYSLPFWIFAVLFTACTFGRSFLDAPKYTPKTSRIYYVLFALSGLGMVSTLIFLNYRTAIMCSLVVMFFTLGFLITNGIQCYLAGRREAKYFLLAWSFFIFFSFLFGLKSFGILPNNFFTLWGIQVGSVMEVSLLSLGLADRIKGLADQLKNRVEELGRIRSEAEESEAKYRSLFEAEEDFLFSIDQNWMILAANRSVSKHIGFKPQEIVGKNFMELIYKQGELQDAYKKLYVLEKLEELSSEGKPVRFLAEFLQKYLREPKELQVQFQILEYEGQKEILGRAFEPDQDLMSRFVDDEKTVYSANNYLQNAELLSQRMTANLYRFTDPGTITSIRNCLREMIINAIEHGNLNISFEEKTRAMSDGSYFKFVQERQKDPYYKGKKVRVEYSLSRDRLGVRITDEGKGFNHARLMKNSMDRLNSEGLAHGRGLTLTLSTFDLVKFNSPGNQVTLVKYF; encoded by the coding sequence ATGTCTATAATAAGTGAACGAATTTTATTCCGGATTTTTACCCGTTTAGGATTCGTTTTCTTATGCTTTCTGCCCATATCGGGACTTTTTTCGCAGGAGAAATCTCCCGTATTCCTTCTCAGCGGGAAAATGGAAGGTCTTCCCTTGACTTCCTTTCTCACCGTATACAAGGACGAGTCGGGCAAGGAAACTTTTCCGGAAATCCTTAAGCATGCGGACGCGGGTGACTTCCGCAGAATAGAACAGAATAGTCTGGGTTATTCCGAGGCCGCTATTTGGGTCCGATTGGAGACGAAAAATCCGCATGCGGAGGCGATCGATTGGATATTAGAAATCGATTATGCTTTACTCGATTATGTGGAACTCTATACGGGAAGGCAAGCCTCCGTTCCTACGAATCAATCCGGAGATATGAGGCCTTTTCAGACGAGGCCCATAGAACATAGGAATTTCGCATATCCTTTCCGGGAGGCTCCCGGGGCGGATCGGGAGATTTATTTCAGAATTTCGAGTACTAGCTCCATAGTGTTGCCTTTTTTGGCGTTCACTAAAAACGATTTTGCCGAGCACGCTTTTTCGGAGCAATTGGCGTTGGGGTTATATTACGGATCCATGCTCGTCATGGTGGTCTATAACCTATTCCTTCTCTTTTCCACCCGGGATAGAAGCTATCTTTATTACGTAATCTATATATTAAGTTATATTCTCTTCCAGTTCACATTGAACGGATTGTCTTTCCAATACTTATGGAGAGAATCCGTAATCTGGGCCAATTACAGTCTTCCGTTCTGGATATTCGCGGTTTTATTCACCGCCTGCACATTCGGACGATCCTTTCTGGACGCTCCTAAATATACGCCTAAGACTTCGAGGATATATTACGTTCTGTTCGCATTGAGCGGCCTGGGAATGGTTTCCACTCTTATCTTCTTGAATTACCGGACTGCGATCATGTGCAGCCTCGTCGTCATGTTTTTTACGTTGGGCTTCCTAATTACGAACGGGATCCAATGTTATTTGGCGGGGAGAAGGGAAGCCAAGTATTTCCTGCTCGCATGGTCTTTCTTCATATTCTTCAGCTTTCTTTTCGGACTCAAATCCTTCGGGATTCTCCCCAATAACTTCTTCACTCTTTGGGGGATCCAAGTCGGATCCGTGATGGAAGTCTCCCTTCTATCTTTGGGACTTGCGGACAGGATCAAAGGGCTCGCGGATCAGTTGAAGAATAGGGTCGAAGAATTGGGAAGGATCCGTTCCGAGGCGGAAGAATCAGAGGCGAAGTATAGAAGCCTTTTCGAGGCGGAAGAGGATTTTCTTTTTTCCATCGATCAGAATTGGATGATACTCGCTGCAAACCGTTCCGTTTCCAAGCATATAGGATTTAAGCCCCAGGAAATCGTGGGTAAGAATTTTATGGAGCTAATCTATAAGCAGGGAGAGTTGCAGGACGCTTACAAGAAACTTTACGTATTGGAGAAATTGGAAGAACTCTCCTCCGAGGGAAAGCCCGTCCGCTTTCTTGCCGAGTTCCTACAAAAATACCTAAGAGAACCTAAGGAATTGCAGGTCCAATTCCAGATTTTGGAGTACGAAGGGCAGAAGGAAATCCTAGGTAGGGCCTTCGAACCGGACCAGGACTTGATGTCCAGATTCGTGGACGACGAAAAGACGGTCTACTCCGCGAATAATTATCTCCAGAACGCCGAGTTGCTTAGTCAGAGAATGACCGCAAACTTATATCGTTTTACCGATCCGGGAACGATCACTTCGATTCGTAACTGTCTGAGAGAGATGATTATCAACGCCATAGAACACGGTAACCTGAATATCAGTTTCGAGGAAAAAACCAGGGCCATGTCGGATGGAAGCTATTTTAAATTCGTACAGGAAAGACAGAAGGATCCGTATTATAAAGGGAAGAAAGTCCGAGTGGAATATTCCCTATCCCGAGATCGCCTAGGAGTGCGTATCACCGACGAAGGAAAGGGGTTCAACCATGCCAGATTGATGAAGAATAGCATGGATAGATTGAATTCGGAAGGGCTCGCTCACGGCCGAGGATTGACGCTGACCCTTTCCACTTTCGATTTGGTGAAGTTCAATAGTCCAGGCAACCAGGTGACTCTGGTTAAGTATTTCTAA
- a CDS encoding tyrosine-type recombinase/integrase yields the protein MIETEVPRKNKASFEKLIKVIRQRNYKKATEYTYLRYNLDFLLFADKPAEKVVTKDIEKYIEHLRKKKVSSSTIQINISSLKMFFEEVLDMDVFDDFRRPAREYKTPKVLSQKDISALLEIASESPRSHLLCALAYYAGLRVGEIIRLKWGQFDLSKKTLKVDSPIPTQNRTVILDPELQKILKKFEKEVGTEKTAFLFPGKYEGSPLTSRNVERLVGDLAREAGIKTQVTLFTLRHSRAIHQLAEGKSLEDIRDFLGHKSLATTETYLPIRKNLRPQVRQKHIQDALKEIKRKYKY from the coding sequence ATGATAGAAACGGAGGTCCCGAGGAAGAACAAGGCTTCCTTCGAGAAACTGATTAAGGTAATTAGGCAGAGGAATTATAAAAAAGCTACCGAGTACACATATCTAAGATATAATCTGGACTTCCTATTATTCGCGGACAAGCCCGCAGAAAAGGTAGTCACCAAGGATATCGAGAAATACATAGAGCATCTTCGCAAGAAGAAGGTTTCCTCGTCTACGATTCAGATCAATATCAGTTCCTTAAAAATGTTCTTCGAAGAAGTCCTGGATATGGACGTATTCGACGATTTCAGAAGACCCGCAAGAGAGTACAAGACTCCTAAGGTACTCAGCCAAAAAGACATATCGGCTCTACTGGAGATCGCATCCGAATCTCCGAGATCCCATCTGCTTTGTGCGTTGGCGTACTATGCAGGCTTAAGAGTAGGAGAAATCATCCGTTTAAAATGGGGACAATTCGATTTATCCAAGAAAACCCTAAAAGTGGATTCTCCTATTCCGACTCAAAATCGAACCGTAATCTTGGATCCGGAACTTCAGAAAATTCTAAAGAAGTTCGAGAAGGAAGTGGGAACCGAAAAAACCGCCTTCCTTTTTCCCGGAAAATACGAAGGGAGCCCGCTCACTTCCAGAAATGTGGAGCGATTAGTGGGAGATCTAGCCAGGGAAGCGGGTATCAAAACCCAAGTGACCTTGTTTACTCTCAGACATAGCAGAGCCATCCACCAACTCGCGGAAGGTAAAAGCCTGGAAGACATTCGGGATTTCTTAGGCCATAAAAGCCTTGCGACTACGGAGACATACCTCCCTATCCGCAAGAATCTGAGACCTCAGGTAAGACAGAAACATATCCAGGATGCCTTAAAAGAGATCAAACGCAAATACAAGTATTGA
- a CDS encoding chemotaxis protein CheD, which translates to MLSKDIKLINVGIADLQGGQSPSVIRTTLGSCIGVVLYAPDKKIGAMAHIMLSKDPSGKDAVKNPHKYAETALPELVKKMTELGCNKGEYQARLFGGASMFKGMNSSFLQNIGDLNVSTAKEFLEKEKIPLLVEDVGGNEGRTISLYLDDGRILLKKGGFEKYLYKVR; encoded by the coding sequence ATGCTCAGTAAGGATATAAAACTTATCAACGTCGGGATTGCAGACCTGCAAGGAGGCCAATCCCCATCCGTAATCCGAACCACTCTAGGCTCTTGTATAGGAGTCGTGCTCTACGCACCCGACAAGAAAATCGGGGCAATGGCACATATCATGCTTTCCAAAGATCCCTCCGGAAAGGATGCCGTCAAGAATCCGCATAAATATGCGGAAACCGCCCTACCCGAATTGGTAAAGAAAATGACGGAACTCGGATGCAATAAAGGAGAATACCAGGCTCGTCTTTTCGGAGGAGCGTCTATGTTCAAAGGAATGAACTCCAGCTTCTTACAAAACATCGGAGACCTCAACGTAAGCACCGCCAAAGAGTTCCTGGAAAAGGAAAAAATTCCCCTGCTTGTGGAAGATGTGGGCGGAAACGAAGGTAGAACTATCAGTCTCTATCTGGACGACGGCAGAATCCTGCTCAAGAAAGGCGGATTCGAAAAGTACCTATACAAGGTCAGGTAG
- a CDS encoding HDOD domain-containing protein: MKEKIDQLFENEAQLPKISSVVSKVMEMVGKPDVVIADLAKEISKDPGLTAAVIKLSNSAYFRPAKPVKTVQESLMTLGIKTVKEIILLSEAKGILKKELKGYQVDGESNWLHSLTVAELAKRIVVQKKLKVDKDVAFTAGLLHNIGKVILAEFFPTVLMQFRTELQNYQGPYTDLEKKYFGYSHQEAGAKLLTKWNFPQELIEVANYYAEPEKAVQFPELVSVVHIANCIVVLSGMGIDIGGLKNPLSSKALQIAGVTDGDLQMYYTLLPEMTKHIAELISV; the protein is encoded by the coding sequence ATGAAGGAAAAGATAGACCAATTATTCGAGAACGAAGCACAGCTTCCTAAAATTTCCTCCGTAGTCAGTAAGGTGATGGAGATGGTCGGGAAACCGGACGTAGTCATCGCAGATCTCGCCAAGGAGATTTCCAAAGATCCGGGACTCACTGCGGCAGTCATTAAGCTATCCAACTCGGCTTACTTTAGGCCTGCTAAACCGGTCAAGACCGTCCAAGAATCGCTTATGACTCTCGGAATCAAAACCGTTAAGGAAATCATTCTTCTCTCCGAAGCAAAAGGAATCCTCAAGAAAGAACTGAAAGGATACCAGGTGGACGGAGAATCCAATTGGCTGCATTCTCTAACCGTAGCGGAACTCGCTAAACGAATCGTAGTGCAGAAGAAACTAAAGGTAGATAAGGATGTGGCTTTTACCGCAGGACTTTTGCATAATATAGGCAAGGTCATTCTCGCCGAATTCTTCCCTACGGTTCTCATGCAATTCAGAACGGAATTGCAGAATTATCAAGGCCCGTATACGGATCTGGAAAAGAAATACTTCGGTTATTCCCACCAGGAAGCGGGAGCAAAACTTCTCACCAAGTGGAACTTTCCCCAAGAGCTGATCGAAGTGGCGAATTATTATGCAGAACCCGAAAAAGCGGTTCAATTTCCTGAATTGGTTTCCGTGGTTCATATCGCAAATTGCATCGTAGTACTGAGCGGAATGGGAATTGACATAGGAGGTCTGAAAAATCCTCTTTCTTCTAAGGCCCTGCAAATCGCGGGAGTCACGGACGGAGACCTGCAAATGTACTATACTCTTTTACCGGAGATGACCAAGCATATCGCAGAGCTGATCTCGGTTTGA